The following coding sequences lie in one Mycobacterium gordonae genomic window:
- the pcaH gene encoding protocatechuate 3,4-dioxygenase subunit beta — protein sequence MEAAPGRVASQRDISAEIAAVGGEFQPGGADAMPRLNYPPYRSSALRHPENPLLAVDPDEIERWAPCFGHQDVDPFDADLTAGHSGEPIGERIIVTGRLLDRDGRPVARQLLEIWQANASGRYRHQGDQHPAPLDPNFTGAGRCLTGPDGSYRFKTIKPGPYPWRNHYNAWRPAHIHFSVFGSAFTDRLVTQMYFPGDPLFGLDPIFQSVLDPVARQRLVAAYDHDVTEPEYATGYRWDIVLGGS from the coding sequence GTGGAGGCTGCACCCGGGCGCGTCGCGTCGCAGCGTGACATCTCGGCGGAGATCGCCGCGGTCGGGGGCGAGTTTCAGCCGGGCGGCGCCGATGCGATGCCACGCTTGAACTACCCCCCTTATCGCAGCAGCGCCCTGCGCCACCCAGAGAATCCTCTCCTCGCCGTCGACCCCGACGAGATAGAACGCTGGGCGCCCTGTTTCGGCCATCAGGACGTCGACCCGTTCGACGCCGACCTCACGGCCGGGCACTCGGGCGAACCCATCGGGGAGCGCATCATCGTGACCGGGCGTCTGCTGGACCGCGACGGACGGCCCGTCGCCAGACAGTTGCTGGAGATCTGGCAGGCCAATGCCAGCGGCCGTTACCGCCACCAAGGCGATCAACACCCCGCACCGCTCGACCCGAATTTCACCGGCGCCGGCCGCTGCTTGACCGGACCCGACGGTTCCTACCGCTTCAAGACGATCAAGCCGGGCCCCTATCCGTGGCGTAATCACTACAACGCCTGGCGGCCCGCGCATATCCACTTCTCGGTATTCGGAAGCGCTTTCACCGATCGCCTGGTCACCCAGATGTACTTTCCCGGCGATCCGCTGTTCGGATTGGATCCGATCTTTCAGTCGGTGCTGGATCCCGTTGCGCGACAACGGCTGGTGGCCGCCTACGACCACGATGTCACCGAACCCGAGTACGCAACCGGATACCGGTGGGACATAGTCCTGGGCGGGTCTTGA
- the pcaG gene encoding protocatechuate 3,4-dioxygenase subunit alpha, translating to MTEARCTPGQTVGPFFGIGLPFPRDRELVCDEFPGAVELHGTVYDGAGAGVPDALVEIWQPDSAGRIPRASGSLRRDGWTFTGWGRAATDADGHYTFTTLAPGSTAAGRPPHFVFAIFARGLLHRLFARAYLPDADLDTVAELAGLEPRRRSTMRCLAETDSGRMRYRFDVRLQGSEETVFLAYRGHRT from the coding sequence ATGACTGAAGCACGCTGCACTCCGGGACAAACGGTCGGCCCGTTCTTCGGCATCGGTCTGCCGTTCCCGCGTGACAGGGAACTGGTCTGTGACGAATTCCCCGGCGCGGTGGAACTGCACGGCACCGTGTACGACGGCGCCGGAGCCGGGGTGCCGGACGCGCTGGTGGAGATCTGGCAGCCCGACAGCGCCGGTCGAATTCCGCGGGCGTCGGGGTCGCTGCGGCGCGACGGCTGGACCTTCACCGGCTGGGGCAGGGCGGCGACCGACGCAGACGGGCACTACACCTTCACCACGTTGGCCCCCGGCTCCACAGCCGCCGGGAGGCCGCCGCATTTCGTGTTCGCCATCTTTGCGCGGGGTTTGCTGCATCGCCTTTTCGCTCGCGCCTATCTGCCCGACGCCGATCTGGACACCGTGGCCGAGTTGGCCGGCCTGGAACCGCGACGACGCAGTACGATGCGCTGTCTCGCGGAAACCGATTCGGGCCGAATGCGATACCGCTTCGATGTGCGTTTGCAAGGCTCCGAAGAAACGGTGTTCCTGGCCTACCGGGGCCATCGGACATGA
- a CDS encoding lyase family protein yields MTNLLWPGDERAGEHMTDQVLLQAMVAVESAWLDALGTAGLVPVEVADLGHLVGEQDCEHLAVTAEDGGNPVIGLVALLRRRMTPALGPWIHRGLTSQDVLDTALVLALRGVIVALGAQLATQIDTLSTLAESHRGTPMVARTLTQHAAPTTFGAKVAGWLTGVLDAHDRLAALSTPAQFGGAVGTWSATVELATSRAGHTDPAALAERVARTAATTLGLDYRAPWHTARGPFTAAADALVACTDSWSRIASDIATLARPEVGELSEPAGAGRGGSSSMPHKRNPVLSILIRRAGLAAPPLAATLHQAGALANDERPDGSWHVEWDTLRTLARRTLIAGSQCGELLSGLRVDVNRMAENLSAADVLGEQRAIAELTGTEPSPTYFGAVDRLIDESLRRARETVAG; encoded by the coding sequence ATGACCAACCTGCTGTGGCCCGGTGACGAACGTGCCGGTGAACACATGACCGACCAGGTCCTGTTGCAGGCCATGGTGGCGGTGGAGTCGGCCTGGTTGGATGCGCTCGGCACGGCCGGACTGGTGCCAGTGGAGGTGGCCGACCTAGGGCATCTGGTGGGGGAGCAGGACTGCGAGCACCTCGCTGTCACGGCCGAGGATGGTGGCAATCCGGTGATCGGACTGGTGGCTCTGCTGCGCCGTCGGATGACCCCGGCGTTGGGTCCCTGGATCCACCGGGGACTGACCAGCCAGGACGTCCTCGACACTGCCCTCGTGCTGGCACTGCGAGGCGTCATCGTCGCGCTGGGCGCACAGCTGGCAACGCAGATCGACACGCTGTCGACGCTCGCCGAATCGCACCGCGGCACACCCATGGTGGCCCGCACCCTGACTCAGCACGCCGCACCCACCACATTCGGCGCCAAGGTGGCCGGCTGGCTCACCGGCGTTCTCGACGCCCATGATCGGCTCGCCGCCCTGTCCACTCCGGCTCAGTTCGGCGGTGCCGTCGGTACCTGGTCGGCCACCGTGGAGTTGGCCACCTCGCGCGCCGGTCACACCGATCCGGCTGCGCTCGCCGAACGGGTCGCACGCACTGCCGCAACGACTTTGGGCCTCGACTATCGCGCGCCCTGGCACACCGCACGCGGACCGTTCACGGCCGCGGCCGATGCGTTGGTCGCCTGCACCGACAGCTGGAGCCGCATCGCCTCGGACATCGCCACCCTGGCGCGCCCGGAGGTCGGTGAGCTGAGCGAACCCGCCGGCGCGGGCCGCGGAGGCTCATCGTCGATGCCGCACAAGCGGAATCCGGTGCTGTCCATCCTAATCCGGCGCGCCGGATTAGCGGCGCCGCCGTTGGCCGCGACGTTGCATCAGGCGGGCGCGCTGGCCAATGACGAGCGCCCCGACGGGTCCTGGCATGTCGAATGGGACACCTTGCGCACCTTGGCCCGACGGACGCTCATAGCGGGTTCGCAGTGCGGTGAGCTGCTGTCCGGGTTGCGGGTGGACGTCAACCGCATGGCTGAAAACCTCTCTGCTGCAGATGTTCTCGGCGAGCAGCGCGCCATCGCCGAACTCACCGGAACCGAGCCGTCGCCGACCTACTTCGGCGCTGTCGACAGGTTGATCGACGAGAGCCTGCGGCGGGCCCGCGAAACGGTCGCCGGTTAA
- a CDS encoding class I SAM-dependent methyltransferase, with translation MASDRDPLPMSGRDDEHVPGHWLLARLGKRVLRPGGVELTRTLLVRAEVNNADVLELAPGLGRTAAEIIARGPRSYLGAEADPDAANRVRGVVAGHGEVKVTDAADTGLPDACADVVIGEAMLTMQSDAAKHAIVAEAARLLRPAGRYAIHELALTPDDVPDEVAVDVRQSLARAIKVNARPLTVAEWSELLGGHGLVVQHVATAPMALLAPRRVISDEGLWGAIKFAKNVLTQPDARKRVLGMRATFRKHRERLAAVAIVAQKPG, from the coding sequence ATGGCTTCCGACAGAGACCCCCTTCCAATGTCCGGCCGGGACGACGAGCACGTTCCCGGGCACTGGCTGCTGGCCAGGCTGGGCAAGCGGGTGTTGCGCCCCGGGGGCGTCGAGCTCACCCGGACCCTGCTGGTCCGCGCCGAGGTGAACAACGCCGATGTGCTCGAGCTGGCTCCGGGGCTGGGTCGGACCGCGGCGGAGATCATCGCGCGGGGGCCCCGGTCCTATCTCGGAGCGGAAGCAGACCCGGACGCGGCCAACCGGGTGCGCGGCGTGGTGGCGGGCCACGGCGAGGTCAAGGTCACCGATGCGGCCGACACCGGACTGCCCGATGCCTGTGCCGACGTGGTGATCGGCGAGGCGATGCTGACCATGCAGAGCGATGCAGCCAAGCACGCCATCGTGGCCGAGGCCGCGCGGCTGCTGCGGCCGGCGGGCCGCTACGCGATCCACGAGCTGGCCCTGACCCCCGACGACGTACCCGACGAGGTCGCCGTTGACGTCCGGCAGTCGCTGGCCCGGGCGATCAAGGTGAATGCGCGTCCGTTGACGGTCGCGGAGTGGTCGGAGCTGCTGGGCGGTCACGGGCTGGTGGTGCAGCATGTCGCGACGGCGCCGATGGCGCTGTTGGCGCCGCGACGAGTGATTTCCGACGAAGGACTCTGGGGAGCAATCAAATTCGCCAAGAATGTGCTCACTCAACCCGACGCCCGCAAGCGGGTGCTGGGAATGCGAGCCACGTTCCGCAAACATCGGGAGCGGCTGGCCGCGGTGGCCATCGTGGCGCAGAAGCCCGGTTAA